One window from the genome of Bacillus rossius redtenbacheri isolate Brsri chromosome 10, Brsri_v3, whole genome shotgun sequence encodes:
- the LOC134535794 gene encoding mitochondrial intermembrane space import and assembly protein 40: protein MSYCRKEGKDTIIFATAEDHKIPSSVSLPEPEPQPGLILPSGEINWGCPCLGGMATGPCGVQFREAFSCFHYSEAEPKGSDCYEVFKTMQECMSKYPSLYNKDDDGDLPGEGKGDSAAGEETSVPALGKSETDLKPM, encoded by the coding sequence ATGTCGTATTGTCGAAAAGAAGGCAAGGACACGATCATCTTCGCCACGGCGGAAGACCACAAGAtcccgagctccgtgtcgttgcCCGAGCCCGAGCCGCAGCCGGGGCTGATCCTGCCGAGCGGGGAGATAAACTGGGGCTGCCCGTGCCTGGGGGGGATGGCCACGGGGCCGTGCGGGGTGCAGTTCCGGGAAGCCTTCTCCTGCTTCCACTACAGCGAGGCGGAGCCCAAGGGCAGCGACTGCTACGAGGTGTTCAAGACGATGCAGGAGTGCATGTCCAAGTATCCCTCGCTCTACAACAAGGACGACGACGGTGACCTGCCCGGCGAGGGGAAGGGGGACAGTGCCGCGGGGGAGGAGACTTCGGTGCCCGCCCTGGGGAAGAGCGAGACGGACCTCAAACCAATGTAG